A single Ctenopharyngodon idella isolate HZGC_01 chromosome 22, HZGC01, whole genome shotgun sequence DNA region contains:
- the rab5if gene encoding uncharacterized protein RAB5IF has product MTSSSKRKEEVHVVNGGVKQPTWSKAISCKAVWDEKDEFLDVIYWFRQIIAVILGVIWGVAPLKGFLGIAIFCVINAGVLYVYFSSFQQVDEEEYGGTWELTKEGFMTSFALFLVVWIIFYTALHYD; this is encoded by the exons ATGACGAGCAGCTCAAAGCGGAAAGAGGAGGTTCATGTGGTTAATGGAGGAGTAAAGCAGCCCACATGGAGCAAAGCCATCAGCTGTAAAGCAGTGTGGGACGAGAAG gATGAGTTTTTAGATGTCATCTACTGGTTCCGACAAATCATCGCTGTCATATTGGGCGTAATCTGGGGTGTCGCTCCTCTGAAAGGGTTTCTGGGTATAGCCAT ATTCTGTGTTATCAACGCAGGAGTTCTGTACGTGTACTTCAGTAGTTTTCAGCAGGTGGATGAGGAGGAGTACGGAGGAACATGGGAGCTCACCAAAGAAGGATTCATGACTTCATTTGCTTTGTTTCTG GTGGTTTGGATAATATTCTACACGGCGCTGCACTACGACTGA